A DNA window from Actinomadura luzonensis contains the following coding sequences:
- a CDS encoding ABC transporter permease produces MSLAVMSLAATYRLGTRLFWRDRAMLFASVVTPVALSVGMPLLMRRVRAGDAAAAAEMFTASLAILLSVTAFMNIAVALVNRRDQLVLKRLRATALTDGQILAGQIASTATQTLAVTAVCAAVARLTADVSPPAGVLVFALVSAAGSAVMTLLGAAWTAVIPRAELAAAYAMPVFLICSVAAGAMGPIPLPGWLRPALDLLPTSVVVDAVRTGDAVRALLVLAGWAVAGLVALRLWFRWEPRRS; encoded by the coding sequence ATGAGCCTCGCCGTGATGAGCCTCGCCGCCACCTACCGTCTCGGCACCCGCCTGTTCTGGCGCGACCGGGCCATGTTGTTCGCCTCGGTGGTCACGCCCGTGGCGCTGTCGGTCGGGATGCCGCTGCTCATGCGGCGCGTACGGGCCGGCGACGCGGCCGCCGCGGCCGAGATGTTCACCGCCTCGCTCGCCATCCTGCTGTCGGTCACCGCGTTCATGAACATCGCGGTCGCCCTGGTCAACCGCCGCGACCAGCTCGTGCTGAAGCGGCTGCGGGCCACCGCGCTGACCGACGGGCAGATCCTGGCGGGCCAGATCGCCTCCACCGCCACCCAGACCCTCGCCGTGACCGCGGTGTGCGCGGCGGTGGCCCGGCTGACGGCGGACGTCTCGCCGCCGGCCGGCGTCCTGGTGTTCGCGCTGGTCTCGGCGGCGGGCTCGGCCGTGATGACGCTGCTCGGGGCGGCCTGGACGGCGGTGATCCCGCGGGCGGAGCTGGCGGCGGCGTACGCGATGCCGGTCTTCCTCATCTGCTCGGTGGCGGCGGGCGCGATGGGGCCGATCCCGCTGCCCGGGTGGCTGCGGCCCGCGCTGGACCTGCTGCCGACCTCGGTCGTCGTGGACGCGGTCAGGACCGGCGACGCCGTCCGGGCGCTGCTGGTGCTGGCGGGCTGGGCGGTGGCCGGGCTGGTGGCGCTGCGGCTGTGGTTCCGCTGGGAGCCACGCCGCTCGTGA
- a CDS encoding ABC transporter ATP-binding protein, with the protein MTAIRVDGLTKSHQGFQAVRGISFEVAEGEVFALLGGNGAGKTTTVEVLAGLQRPDGGEVRVLGLDPRADRAALRRRTGIMFQEAGFFPDLTVAATVDAWRGFTFAPRPRAEALELAGLSGRAGVRVRQLSGGEKRRLDLALALLGRPDVLFLDEPTTGLDPEARAATWDVVRGLAGQGTAILLTTHYLEEAQRLAGSMAIMDEGVLVASGGMAETLAARAGRVAFVLPAHVRPAELPLPATVEDGRAVCRAEDPGLAAQTLLTWAAGRGLRLAGLEVRPATLEDLYLDLRHGEHALAGDAGRTL; encoded by the coding sequence ATGACAGCGATCCGGGTCGACGGGCTCACCAAGAGCCATCAGGGGTTTCAGGCGGTGCGCGGCATCTCGTTCGAGGTGGCGGAGGGGGAGGTCTTCGCGCTGCTCGGCGGCAACGGCGCGGGCAAGACGACGACGGTCGAGGTGCTGGCCGGCCTCCAGCGGCCCGACGGGGGCGAGGTGCGGGTGCTCGGCCTCGACCCGCGGGCCGACCGCGCCGCCCTGCGCCGGCGCACCGGGATCATGTTCCAGGAGGCCGGGTTCTTCCCCGACCTGACGGTCGCCGCGACCGTCGACGCCTGGCGCGGCTTCACCTTCGCGCCCCGCCCGCGCGCGGAGGCCCTGGAGCTGGCCGGGCTGTCCGGCCGCGCGGGCGTGCGGGTGCGGCAGCTCTCCGGCGGCGAGAAGCGGCGCCTCGACCTGGCGCTGGCCCTGCTGGGCCGCCCCGACGTGCTGTTCCTCGACGAGCCGACCACCGGCCTCGACCCCGAGGCCCGCGCCGCCACCTGGGACGTCGTCCGCGGCCTGGCCGGGCAGGGCACCGCGATCCTGCTGACCACCCACTACCTGGAGGAGGCCCAGCGCCTCGCCGGCAGCATGGCGATCATGGACGAGGGCGTGCTCGTGGCCTCCGGCGGCATGGCCGAGACGCTGGCCGCCCGCGCCGGGCGGGTGGCGTTCGTCCTGCCCGCGCACGTGCGCCCCGCCGAGCTGCCGCTGCCGGCCACGGTCGAGGACGGCCGCGCGGTGTGCCGCGCCGAGGACCCCGGCCTCGCCGCGCAGACGCTGCTGACCTGGGCCGCGGGGCGCGGGCTGCGGCTGGCCGGTCTGGAGGTCCGCCCCGCCACGCTGGAGGACCTCTACCTCGACCTCAGGCACGGCGAGCACGCCCTCGCCGGCGACGCGGGAAGGACCTTGTGA
- a CDS encoding alpha/beta hydrolase, producing the protein METTFVLVHSPSVGPSTWAPVAESLRRRGHAAVVPDLTGVAAGGPPYWPRVVAAVRDAAPETPLVLVAHSNAGFFLPLVKEGLGERVVACVFADAHVPPRDGLVRVAEEAFLPFLRGLAGPDGVLPRWTDWWDEEDVVAMLPDPAVRVRVAAEQPRLPLDYYTQAVPVPAGWDEVRCSCLWFGPPYDEVAEEAKRRGWPVTRLPGLHLHQLVDPEGVAGALLKSSRIS; encoded by the coding sequence GTGGAGACGACCTTCGTACTCGTGCACAGCCCCTCCGTCGGCCCCTCGACATGGGCACCGGTGGCCGAGTCGCTGCGGCGCCGGGGGCACGCCGCCGTGGTGCCCGACCTCACCGGCGTCGCGGCGGGCGGGCCGCCCTACTGGCCGCGCGTCGTGGCGGCGGTCCGCGACGCCGCGCCCGAGACGCCCCTGGTGCTGGTGGCGCACAGCAACGCCGGGTTCTTCCTGCCGCTGGTCAAGGAGGGGCTGGGCGAGCGCGTGGTGGCCTGCGTGTTCGCCGACGCCCACGTCCCGCCCCGCGACGGCCTGGTCCGGGTCGCCGAGGAGGCGTTCCTGCCGTTCCTGCGCGGCCTGGCCGGCCCCGACGGCGTCCTGCCGCGCTGGACCGACTGGTGGGACGAGGAGGACGTCGTGGCCATGCTGCCCGACCCGGCCGTGCGGGTGCGGGTGGCGGCCGAGCAGCCGCGGCTGCCGCTCGACTACTACACGCAGGCCGTGCCGGTGCCCGCCGGGTGGGACGAGGTCAGGTGCTCGTGCCTGTGGTTCGGGCCGCCGTACGACGAGGTCGCCGAGGAGGCGAAGCGGCGCGGCTGGCCGGTGACCCGGCTGCCCGGCCTGCACCTGCACCAGCTCGTCGATCCGGAGGGCGTCGCCGGCGCGCTGCTGAAGTCGTCGCGCATCTCGTGA
- a CDS encoding aminotransferase-like domain-containing protein: protein MNGANLDDLIDLLGRWASGRGPLYLLLAARLRALIDDGVLPPGQPLPPDRVLARRLAVGRGTVVAAYDLLQQEGRVVRRQGSGTRVAALDLPAARTADGVPANPLLLHILHPPDGVALLTCAAPDDPPEALTEAYAEAARGLSGLRDIGYQPAGHPALRAALAAYYTGRGLPTEPAEILVTTGAQHALTLLAGLLVAPGDTVLTESPTYPGALEVFRHAAAVVRPVTPEGLAAALRERPALAYFVPTARNPDGAIMPDPVRRRLAALAAEHDVPLVDDEVCAELCFSGGTPPPLAAFGRGEQVITVGSLSKLVWGGLRVGWVRAAAPLVSRLARLRAVHDLGGEVVSQVAAAALLRRLEEVRAARVRLLAARHEHLCAELRARLPSWTFEPAGGGQTIWVRIPRGDVDAFAQVALRHGVAVPPGRSFDPLGGHADRMRLHFLLPADELSRAVNNLALAWAAFDGTGRTAARHTLIV from the coding sequence ATGAATGGGGCCAATCTCGACGATCTCATCGACCTGCTCGGCCGCTGGGCGTCCGGACGCGGCCCGCTCTACCTGCTGCTGGCCGCCCGGCTGCGGGCGCTGATCGACGACGGCGTGCTGCCGCCCGGCCAGCCGCTGCCGCCGGACCGGGTGCTGGCCCGGCGCCTCGCGGTCGGCCGCGGCACGGTCGTGGCCGCTTACGACCTGCTCCAGCAGGAGGGCCGGGTGGTGCGCCGCCAGGGCAGCGGCACCCGGGTGGCCGCGCTCGACCTCCCGGCCGCCAGGACCGCCGACGGCGTGCCGGCCAACCCGCTGCTGCTGCACATCCTGCACCCGCCGGACGGGGTCGCCCTGCTGACCTGCGCCGCGCCCGACGACCCGCCCGAGGCGCTGACGGAGGCGTACGCGGAGGCCGCGCGCGGCCTGTCCGGCCTGCGGGACATCGGCTACCAGCCGGCCGGCCACCCCGCCCTGCGCGCCGCGCTGGCCGCGTACTACACCGGCCGCGGCCTGCCCACCGAGCCCGCCGAGATCCTGGTGACGACGGGCGCCCAGCACGCGCTCACGCTGCTCGCCGGGCTGCTGGTGGCGCCCGGCGACACCGTGCTGACCGAGTCGCCGACCTACCCGGGGGCGCTGGAGGTGTTCCGGCACGCCGCGGCCGTGGTCCGGCCGGTGACGCCGGAGGGGCTGGCCGCGGCGCTGCGGGAACGTCCCGCGCTGGCATACTTCGTCCCCACGGCCCGCAATCCCGACGGCGCGATCATGCCGGACCCCGTGCGGCGGCGGCTGGCCGCGCTCGCCGCCGAGCACGACGTGCCGCTCGTGGACGACGAGGTCTGCGCCGAGCTGTGCTTCTCCGGCGGGACGCCGCCGCCGCTGGCCGCGTTCGGCCGGGGCGAGCAGGTGATCACCGTCGGCTCGCTGAGCAAGCTGGTGTGGGGCGGGCTGCGCGTCGGCTGGGTCCGGGCCGCGGCGCCGCTGGTGTCGCGGCTGGCGCGGCTGCGGGCGGTGCACGACCTGGGGGGCGAGGTGGTCAGCCAGGTCGCCGCCGCCGCGCTGCTGCGCCGCCTGGAGGAGGTGCGCGCCGCGCGGGTGCGGCTGCTGGCCGCCCGGCACGAGCACCTGTGCGCCGAGCTGCGCGCCCGGCTGCCGTCCTGGACGTTCGAGCCCGCCGGGGGCGGCCAGACGATCTGGGTGCGGATCCCCCGCGGCGACGTGGACGCCTTCGCCCAGGTGGCGCTCCGGCACGGCGTGGCGGTGCCGCCCGGCCGCTCGTTCGACCCGCTCGGCGGGCACGCCGACCGCATGCGGCTGCACTTCCTGCTGCCCGCCGACGAGCTTTCGCGAGCGGTGAACAACCTGGCCCTGGCCTGGGCGGCCTTCGACGGCACGGGCCGGACGGCGGCCCGGCACACCCTGATCGTCTGA
- a CDS encoding trans-sulfuration enzyme family protein, whose amino-acid sequence MTEYRPETRTVHIPQAPVEGSRPITVPIYQTSGFTFDDPAVMADAMESPSGPFVYARYTNPTVRSLELAVAGLEGGAAAIATGSGMGAINTVLLGLLKPGDHLIAQRSLYGGTAAMLADLAARFGIAVTHVPENDPAALRAAARPETKLVYLETISNPMALVADLPAMCQAARELGILSVVDNTFATPLLCRPIEHGADVVLHSTTKYLSGHTDVVGGLAVFADAGLHERIWHFAIELGAAADPFAAWLVTRGLQTLALRMERHCANAAYLAARLAEHPAVAAVHWPGLPSHPSYELGRKLLPGFGGVFSFDLAGGRAAGERFMKAVRLALLAPSLGGVETLVMHPATTSHRSLTAEELAANGIGEGTVRIAVGIEHPEDLWADVSQALA is encoded by the coding sequence ATGACCGAATACCGTCCTGAGACGCGTACCGTGCACATCCCGCAGGCGCCCGTCGAGGGCAGCCGCCCGATCACCGTGCCGATCTACCAGACCTCCGGGTTCACCTTCGACGACCCGGCCGTCATGGCCGACGCCATGGAGAGCCCGTCCGGGCCGTTCGTCTACGCGCGCTACACCAACCCGACCGTGCGCTCGCTGGAGCTGGCCGTCGCCGGGCTGGAGGGCGGCGCGGCCGCGATCGCGACCGGGTCCGGCATGGGCGCGATCAACACCGTCCTGCTCGGCCTGCTCAAGCCGGGCGACCACCTCATCGCGCAGCGCTCGCTCTACGGCGGCACGGCCGCGATGCTCGCCGACCTGGCGGCCAGGTTCGGGATCGCGGTCACCCACGTGCCCGAGAACGACCCCGCCGCGCTGCGCGCCGCCGCGCGGCCCGAGACCAAGCTCGTCTACCTGGAGACGATCAGCAACCCGATGGCGCTCGTCGCCGACCTGCCCGCGATGTGCCAGGCGGCCCGCGAGCTGGGCATCCTGTCCGTGGTCGACAACACCTTCGCCACGCCGCTGCTCTGCCGGCCCATCGAGCACGGCGCCGACGTCGTGCTGCACTCCACCACCAAGTACCTGTCCGGGCACACCGACGTCGTCGGCGGCCTGGCCGTCTTCGCCGACGCCGGGCTGCACGAGCGGATCTGGCACTTCGCGATCGAGCTGGGGGCCGCGGCCGACCCGTTCGCGGCGTGGCTGGTGACGCGCGGGCTGCAGACCCTCGCCCTGCGCATGGAGCGGCACTGCGCCAACGCCGCGTACCTGGCCGCGCGGCTCGCCGAGCACCCGGCCGTGGCGGCCGTGCACTGGCCGGGGCTGCCGTCGCACCCGTCGTACGAGCTGGGCCGCAAGCTGCTGCCCGGGTTCGGCGGGGTGTTCTCCTTCGACCTGGCGGGCGGGCGCGCGGCGGGGGAGCGGTTCATGAAGGCGGTGCGCCTGGCGCTGCTGGCCCCCTCGCTCGGCGGGGTCGAGACGCTCGTCATGCACCCGGCGACCACCTCGCACCGCTCGCTCACGGCCGAGGAGCTGGCGGCGAACGGCATCGGCGAGGGCACCGTGCGGATCGCGGTCGGCATCGAGCACCCCGAGGACCTCTGGGCCGACGTCTCCCAGGCGCTCGCGTAG
- a CDS encoding serine/threonine dehydratase, giving the protein MTAAVTREDVVAAARRISGRVLRTPVLEISPGLYLKLELLQHSGSFKVRGAFNRVLSAGPLPDSGVIAASGGNHGLAVAYVARALGVRAEIFVPEVTSPVKVAGLAALGAHITQTGAVYAEAAEAAAKRAAETGALPVHAYDQPEVIAGQGTTGLEIMEQTGGVDTVLVAVGGGGLAAGVTLGTSAPDGGGPRVVAVEPELIPTLHAALRAGGPVPVEVSGVGADALGASRLGGLAYDLLSGPRVRSVLVPDEAIVAARRALWERHRLVAEHAGAAAYAALLAGAYEREEGERVAVVVCGSNTDPATL; this is encoded by the coding sequence ATGACCGCCGCCGTGACCCGCGAGGACGTCGTCGCCGCCGCCCGGCGGATCTCCGGCCGGGTGCTGCGCACGCCCGTGCTGGAGATCTCGCCGGGGCTGTACCTGAAGCTGGAGCTGCTGCAGCACTCCGGGTCGTTCAAGGTGCGGGGGGCGTTCAACCGCGTCCTGTCGGCGGGGCCGCTGCCGGACAGCGGCGTCATCGCGGCCAGCGGCGGCAACCACGGGCTGGCCGTGGCGTACGTGGCCAGGGCGCTCGGCGTGCGGGCCGAGATCTTCGTGCCCGAGGTGACCAGCCCCGTCAAGGTCGCGGGGCTGGCCGCGCTGGGGGCGCACATCACCCAGACCGGGGCCGTCTACGCGGAGGCGGCGGAGGCGGCGGCCAAGCGCGCCGCCGAGACGGGCGCGCTCCCCGTCCACGCCTACGACCAGCCCGAGGTGATCGCCGGGCAGGGCACCACCGGGCTGGAGATCATGGAGCAGACCGGCGGCGTGGACACCGTCCTGGTGGCCGTCGGCGGCGGCGGGCTGGCCGCCGGCGTCACGCTCGGCACCTCCGCCCCCGACGGCGGCGGGCCCCGCGTCGTGGCCGTCGAGCCCGAGCTGATCCCCACGCTGCACGCGGCGCTGCGGGCCGGCGGGCCGGTGCCGGTCGAGGTGAGCGGCGTCGGCGCCGACGCCCTGGGCGCCAGCCGGCTCGGCGGCCTCGCCTACGACCTGCTGTCGGGGCCCCGGGTGCGCAGCGTGCTGGTGCCGGACGAGGCCATCGTCGCGGCGCGCCGGGCGCTGTGGGAGCGGCACCGGCTGGTGGCCGAGCACGCGGGGGCGGCGGCGTACGCGGCGCTGCTCGCCGGGGCGTACGAGCGGGAGGAGGGCGAGCGGGTGGCGGTGGTGGTCTGCGGCTCCAACACCGACCCCGCCACCCTGTGA
- the panB gene encoding 3-methyl-2-oxobutanoate hydroxymethyltransferase — MSSSSAPARGTLYGGAGGRRVTVRDLAAAKERGERWPMVTAYDAMTARVFDAAGIPVLLVGDSAAMVVYGYDSTLPVTVDDLLPLTAAVVRGSSRALVVADLPFGSYQGSPQQALESAARFMKEAGAHAVKLEGGRRVLPQVEALVSAGVPVMAHLGLTPQSVNALGGYRVQGRGQAGDELMADAKDLERAGAFSVVLECVPAELAQRVTTSLAIPTIGIGAGAATDAQVLVWQDLMGLTPHPAKFVKRYADLAGDLDRAVRDFAADVVSGSFPGAEHSYS, encoded by the coding sequence ATGTCCTCTTCCTCGGCCCCTGCCCGGGGCACCCTGTACGGCGGCGCCGGCGGGCGGCGCGTCACCGTCCGCGACCTCGCCGCCGCCAAAGAGCGCGGGGAGCGGTGGCCCATGGTCACCGCCTACGACGCCATGACGGCGCGGGTGTTCGACGCGGCCGGCATCCCGGTGCTGCTGGTGGGCGACTCCGCCGCCATGGTGGTCTACGGCTACGACTCCACGCTGCCGGTCACGGTCGACGACCTGCTGCCGCTCACCGCGGCCGTGGTGCGCGGGTCCTCACGCGCCCTGGTGGTCGCCGACCTGCCGTTCGGCTCGTACCAGGGCTCGCCCCAGCAGGCGCTGGAGTCGGCCGCCCGCTTCATGAAGGAGGCGGGCGCGCACGCGGTCAAGCTGGAGGGCGGCCGGCGCGTCCTGCCGCAGGTCGAGGCGCTGGTGTCGGCGGGGGTGCCGGTGATGGCGCACCTCGGGCTGACGCCGCAGTCGGTCAACGCGCTCGGCGGCTACCGGGTGCAGGGGCGCGGGCAGGCGGGCGACGAGCTGATGGCCGACGCCAAGGACCTGGAGCGGGCCGGGGCGTTCTCGGTGGTGCTGGAGTGCGTGCCGGCCGAGCTGGCGCAGCGGGTGACGACGTCCCTGGCGATCCCGACGATCGGCATCGGGGCGGGCGCGGCCACGGACGCGCAGGTGCTGGTGTGGCAGGACCTGATGGGGCTGACGCCGCACCCGGCCAAGTTCGTCAAGCGCTACGCCGACCTCGCCGGCGACCTGGACCGGGCGGTCCGCGACTTCGCCGCCGACGTCGTCTCCGGCTCCTTCCCCGGCGCGGAGCACTCCTACAGCTGA
- a CDS encoding MFS transporter — translation MALDPYRRLLTIPGVPTLLLVGLLARVPATATGMALTLHVAEVLHLGWAKAGLVTMASTIGMAVGSPLSGRLVDRHGLRPVLVVTTAAQAAFWASAWALPFPALVGAAALAGLLGLPVFSVTRQCLAAMVPAPQRRTAFTLDSMLVELSYMTGPALAVAGLTALGSGVTMTVIGAGMTLAGVGLIVLDPPTRSAAELEEQAERGGRVPRRAWFTPSFVALLGTVAAATFVLTATELSLTATMTEAGQTAWVGLAVGIWCVYSLVGGFVYGGLSRGFSPLALIAGMGLLTVPVGLAGGDWRWLILALLPAGLLCAPSLSATVDVVSGWVPAGARGEAMGFHGTALLIGGAASAPIAGAVIDGVGPSWAFAVAGLAGAGIVLVALPLWRRRPAPAATPPERADQPEQAGQAGQAGEEAAAPAAAG, via the coding sequence ATGGCTCTCGACCCTTACCGGCGCCTGCTCACGATCCCCGGCGTCCCCACCCTGCTGCTGGTGGGGCTGCTGGCCCGGGTGCCGGCCACGGCCACCGGCATGGCGCTGACCCTGCACGTGGCCGAGGTGCTGCACCTCGGCTGGGCCAAGGCCGGGCTGGTCACCATGGCCAGCACGATCGGCATGGCCGTCGGCTCGCCGCTGTCGGGCCGGCTCGTCGACCGGCACGGGCTGCGTCCCGTGCTCGTCGTCACCACCGCGGCGCAGGCGGCGTTCTGGGCGAGCGCGTGGGCGCTGCCGTTCCCGGCGCTCGTGGGGGCGGCCGCGCTGGCCGGGCTGCTGGGGCTGCCGGTGTTCAGCGTGACCCGGCAGTGCCTGGCCGCCATGGTGCCCGCGCCGCAGCGGCGCACCGCGTTCACGCTCGACTCCATGCTGGTCGAGCTGTCCTACATGACCGGGCCGGCGCTGGCCGTGGCCGGGCTCACGGCGCTGGGCAGCGGCGTGACGATGACCGTCATCGGGGCCGGCATGACGCTCGCCGGGGTCGGCCTGATCGTGCTCGACCCGCCCACCCGCTCGGCGGCCGAGCTGGAGGAGCAGGCGGAGCGCGGCGGGCGGGTGCCGCGGCGGGCCTGGTTCACGCCGTCGTTCGTGGCGCTGCTGGGCACGGTGGCGGCGGCCACGTTCGTGCTCACCGCCACCGAGCTGTCGCTGACCGCCACCATGACTGAGGCGGGGCAGACCGCGTGGGTGGGCCTCGCGGTCGGCATCTGGTGCGTCTACTCGCTGGTCGGGGGCTTCGTGTACGGCGGGCTGTCGCGCGGCTTCTCGCCTCTGGCGCTGATCGCGGGCATGGGCCTGCTCACCGTGCCCGTGGGGCTGGCGGGCGGCGACTGGCGCTGGCTCATCCTGGCCCTGCTGCCGGCCGGGCTGCTGTGCGCGCCGTCCCTGTCGGCCACGGTCGACGTCGTGAGCGGCTGGGTGCCGGCCGGGGCGCGCGGCGAGGCCATGGGCTTCCACGGCACGGCGCTGCTGATCGGCGGCGCGGCCTCCGCGCCGATCGCCGGGGCCGTCATCGACGGGGTGGGCCCGTCGTGGGCGTTCGCGGTGGCGGGGCTGGCGGGGGCCGGCATCGTGCTGGTCGCGCTGCCGCTGTGGCGCCGCCGTCCCGCTCCGGCCGCCACGCCGCCGGAGCGGGCGGACCAGCCGGAGCAGGCGGGCCAGGCGGGGCAGGCGGGCGAGGAGGCCGCGGCCCCGGCCGCCGCGGGCTGA
- a CDS encoding MFS transporter → MDPNTGHPRRWGILGVLVFSLLAVVLDNTILNVAMKTISDPVAGLGATQSELEWAINSYTLVFAGLLFTFGVIGDRTGRKRMLIIGMALFGLASLASAYAQDPMQLILARAAMGIGGAAIMPATLAIISNVFPPAERGRAIGVWAGGVGLAVAIGPITGGLLIEHFWWGSVFLINVPIVIIGVILITAVVPESRDPKPSRLDPVGVLLSIIGLVALVYGIIRGGYLGTVASAEVLVPTLVGVAVLGAFVWWERRIDHPVFDVRSFTNIRFSSAIGMMGIVFFAMMGGMFFLTFYLQVVLGYTALQAGALMIPFAAAQLIFAPLSQRVNERFGAKLAATVSMIVVTLALASYSLMTADTPILLIEIVFFVQGAAMANIMPPATTAIMEALPREKAGVGSAMSNTVRQVAGALGVAVLGSVLSSSYRGQMEPVLAGLPADVRHTAGESIMATMGVVQALGERGQALVKPAFAAFIDGMHVTALVSAVITLLGVVVVARWMPGKPKPVQQAEQKEPAVV, encoded by the coding sequence ATGGACCCGAACACAGGACACCCACGGCGCTGGGGCATCCTCGGCGTGCTGGTGTTCAGCCTCCTGGCGGTCGTGCTGGACAACACGATCCTCAACGTGGCGATGAAGACCATCTCCGACCCCGTGGCAGGCTTGGGCGCGACGCAGAGCGAGCTGGAATGGGCGATCAACTCCTACACGCTGGTGTTCGCCGGATTGTTGTTCACCTTCGGCGTGATCGGTGACCGCACGGGGCGCAAGCGCATGCTGATCATCGGCATGGCGCTGTTCGGCCTGGCCTCGCTCGCCAGCGCCTACGCCCAGGACCCGATGCAGCTGATCCTGGCCAGGGCGGCGATGGGCATCGGCGGCGCGGCCATCATGCCGGCCACCCTGGCGATCATCAGCAACGTCTTCCCGCCCGCCGAGCGCGGCCGGGCGATCGGCGTGTGGGCCGGCGGCGTCGGCCTCGCGGTCGCGATCGGCCCCATCACCGGCGGCCTGCTGATCGAGCACTTCTGGTGGGGCTCGGTCTTCCTGATCAACGTGCCGATCGTGATCATCGGCGTGATCCTCATCACGGCCGTCGTCCCCGAGTCGCGCGACCCCAAGCCGTCCCGGCTCGACCCGGTCGGCGTGCTGCTGTCGATCATCGGCCTGGTGGCCCTCGTGTACGGCATCATCCGCGGCGGCTACCTCGGCACCGTGGCCAGCGCCGAGGTGCTGGTGCCCACCCTCGTCGGCGTGGCGGTGCTGGGCGCGTTCGTCTGGTGGGAGCGCCGCATCGACCACCCCGTCTTCGACGTGCGCAGCTTCACCAACATCCGGTTCAGCTCGGCCATCGGCATGATGGGCATCGTGTTCTTCGCGATGATGGGCGGGATGTTCTTCCTGACCTTCTACCTGCAGGTCGTGCTGGGTTACACGGCGCTGCAGGCGGGGGCGCTGATGATCCCGTTCGCCGCCGCGCAGCTCATCTTCGCGCCGCTCAGCCAGCGGGTCAACGAGCGCTTCGGCGCCAAGCTGGCCGCCACCGTCAGCATGATCGTGGTGACCCTGGCGCTGGCCAGCTACTCGCTGATGACCGCCGACACGCCGATCCTGCTCATCGAGATCGTCTTCTTCGTCCAGGGTGCCGCGATGGCCAACATCATGCCGCCCGCCACGACCGCGATCATGGAGGCGCTGCCCAGGGAGAAGGCCGGCGTCGGCTCGGCCATGAGCAACACCGTCCGCCAGGTCGCCGGCGCGCTCGGCGTGGCCGTGCTCGGCTCGGTGCTGTCCTCCAGCTACCGGGGGCAGATGGAGCCCGTCCTGGCCGGCCTGCCGGCCGACGTCCGGCACACCGCGGGAGAGTCCATCATGGCCACCATGGGCGTCGTCCAGGCGCTCGGCGAGCGCGGCCAGGCCCTGGTCAAGCCCGCGTTCGCGGCGTTCATCGACGGCATGCACGTCACCGCCCTGGTCTCGGCCGTGATCACGCTGCTCGGCGTCGTCGTGGTGGCCCGCTGGATGCCGGGCAAGCCCAAGCCGGTCCAGCAGGCGGAACAGAAGGAACCAGCGGTAGTGTGA
- a CDS encoding TetR/AcrR family transcriptional regulator, giving the protein MTIQESGAARPAGRPRSEKAEKAIIEATLDLIAEGMGVSELSIEAIASRAGVGKTTIYRRWSNKEDLVVDALSTLKAPLPPLSGTSVRDDLITLLEAMRTESGHQRGRCVMNIAMSEADRHPRLMERFVKRAIEPRRLALREVIERGVATGELRPDLDVAMGMAILSGTMMWHTKWGPAGDLPADLPERIVDAALAGMAP; this is encoded by the coding sequence ATGACGATCCAGGAATCAGGCGCCGCCCGGCCCGCCGGGCGGCCGCGCAGCGAGAAGGCCGAGAAGGCGATCATCGAGGCGACCCTCGACCTGATCGCCGAGGGCATGGGCGTGTCCGAGCTGTCCATCGAGGCGATCGCGTCGCGGGCGGGCGTCGGGAAGACCACCATCTACCGGCGCTGGTCCAACAAGGAGGACCTGGTCGTCGACGCCCTGTCCACGCTCAAGGCCCCGTTGCCGCCGCTGTCCGGCACCTCCGTGCGCGACGACCTCATCACCCTGCTGGAGGCCATGCGCACCGAGTCCGGGCACCAGCGCGGCCGATGCGTGATGAACATCGCGATGAGCGAGGCCGACCGGCACCCGCGGCTGATGGAGCGCTTCGTCAAGCGCGCCATCGAGCCGCGGCGCCTCGCGCTGCGCGAGGTCATCGAACGCGGCGTCGCCACCGGCGAGCTGCGGCCCGACCTGGACGTCGCCATGGGCATGGCCATCCTGTCGGGCACGATGATGTGGCACACCAAGTGGGGCCCGGCCGGCGACCTCCCGGCGGACCTGCCCGAACGGATCGTGGACGCGGCCCTCGCCGGCATGGCCCCCTGA
- a CDS encoding MerR family transcriptional regulator yields the protein MRIGDLARATGVSRRLLRYYEEQGLLRPVRLPNGYREYADADVAAVRHIRALLAAGLPTTVIARLLACVHDDEGGRMVPAACPGMISHLRSERRRIAGTIERLQASQRELDGILSAALGRRP from the coding sequence ATGAGGATCGGCGACCTGGCCCGCGCGACCGGCGTGAGCAGGCGGCTGCTGCGTTACTACGAGGAGCAGGGGCTGCTGCGGCCGGTGCGGCTGCCCAACGGCTACCGCGAGTACGCGGACGCGGACGTGGCGGCCGTCCGCCACATCCGGGCCCTGCTCGCCGCCGGGCTGCCCACGACGGTCATCGCCCGGCTGCTGGCCTGCGTCCACGACGACGAGGGCGGCCGGATGGTGCCCGCCGCCTGCCCCGGCATGATCAGTCACCTGCGGTCGGAGCGGCGGCGCATCGCCGGGACCATCGAGCGGCTGCAGGCGTCCCAGCGCGAGCTGGACGGCATCCTCAGCGCGGCGCTCGGCCGGCGCCCCTGA